From the genome of Halomonas sp. I5-271120, one region includes:
- the petA gene encoding ubiquinol-cytochrome c reductase iron-sulfur subunit has translation MADKGVNKGRRRFLVGATTVVGAVGAVGVAVPFVASWQPSAKARAAGAPVEADVSKLESGQQMTVAWRGKPVWVVRRDDTMIEQIKSIDPSRLRDPESSAPQQPSYVDPELRSIKPEILVLVGICTHLGCSPTFRPEPGAADLGGDWPGGYFCPCHGSRFDLAGRVFTGVPAPLNLEVPPHRYDNDNIIVVGEDKGAA, from the coding sequence ATGGCGGATAAGGGCGTGAACAAAGGGCGGCGTCGCTTTCTCGTCGGTGCTACGACCGTCGTCGGGGCGGTGGGCGCGGTGGGAGTCGCGGTCCCTTTCGTTGCCTCCTGGCAGCCCAGTGCCAAGGCGCGTGCGGCAGGGGCTCCGGTGGAAGCGGATGTATCCAAGCTCGAATCCGGCCAGCAGATGACCGTCGCGTGGCGTGGCAAGCCCGTCTGGGTAGTGCGGCGCGACGACACCATGATCGAACAGATCAAGAGCATCGATCCTTCCCGCCTGCGGGACCCCGAGTCCTCGGCGCCGCAGCAGCCGAGCTACGTGGACCCTGAGCTGCGCTCCATCAAGCCCGAGATCCTGGTGCTGGTGGGCATCTGCACGCACCTTGGCTGCTCACCAACCTTCAGGCCTGAGCCCGGTGCTGCCGATTTAGGCGGTGATTGGCCGGGTGGCTATTTTTGCCCCTGTCATGGCTCGCGCTTCGATCTGGCGGGTCGGGTGTTCACCGGGGTACCGGCCCCCTTGAACCTGGAAGTGCCACCGCATCGCTATGACAATGACAACATTATCGTTGTCGGCGAAGACAAGGGGGCGGCCTGA